A stretch of the Medicago truncatula cultivar Jemalong A17 chromosome 5, MtrunA17r5.0-ANR, whole genome shotgun sequence genome encodes the following:
- the LOC11408662 gene encoding uncharacterized protein At5g39865: MWKPWGKSTSKIHNKSSSSSFSCSSFKDIQTLILQEPPQQPLPSSQPTTKQVFQRVLLANTLLRAWSSPLKLPRSISQPENPPNNDTHALEKQTPPPSPPKPIYFPGTEQRVVIYFTSLRVVRPIFEDCKSALAILRAFHVHLDERDVSMDSSFLTELNRIMGRTGLSLPRVFIGGRYIGGGEEIRSMHEIGELKKMLEDLPVVDPIECHVCAGHRFVLCNVCNGSRKVYNDKAGFKVCNVCNENGLLRCPSCFPNNNEIKK; this comes from the coding sequence ATGTGGAAACCGTGGGGAAAATCAACATCTAAGATTCACAACAAATCTTCTTCATCCTCATTCTCTTGTTCTTCCTTCAAAGacattcaaaccctaattcttcAAGAACCACCTCAACAACCTCTACCTTCTTCACAACCCACAACAAAACAAGTCTTCCAACGCGTCCTTCTCGCCAACACACTCCTCCGTGCCTGGTCATCTCCCCTCAAACTCCCACGCTCCATCTCTCAACCCGAAAACCCACCAAACAATGACACACACGCGCTGGAAAAACAAACTCCACCACCTTCACCCCCAAAACCCATTTATTTTCCGGGAACAGAACAGCGCGTGGTGATATACTTCACAAGCCTGCGCGTGGTTCGACCAATCTTCGAAGACTGCAAAAGCGCACTCGCAATTCTACGCGCCTTCCACGTTCATCTCGACGAGCGCGACGTGTCGATGGATTCGTCTTTTTTGACCGAATTGAACCGGATAATGGGTCGAACCGGTTTATCATTGCCACGTGTTTTTATAGGTGGAAGATATATCGGTGGAGGCGAAGAGATTAGATCAATGCACGAGATTGGCGAGCTCAAGAAAATGCTAGAAGATTTACCCGTAGTGGATCCAATTGAATGCCACGTGTGCGCTGGTCATAGGTTTGTTCTATGTAACGTGTGTAATGGGAGTAGAAAGGTGTATAATGATAAAGCTGGATTTAAAGTTTGTAATGTTTGTAATGAGAATGGTCTTCTTAGGTGCCCTTCTTGTTTTCCtaataataatgaaatcaaAAAGTGA